A window from Mangifera indica cultivar Alphonso chromosome 2, CATAS_Mindica_2.1, whole genome shotgun sequence encodes these proteins:
- the LOC123208900 gene encoding uncharacterized protein LOC123208900 yields MGVGGGVAEKQYVKAKTSVWWDIENCQVPKGCEPHAIAQNISSAVAKLNYCGPLSISAYGDTNRIPQSVQHALSSTGISLNQVPPGVKDASDKKILVDMLFWAVDNPAPANIMLISGDRDFSNALHQLRMRRYNILLAQPQKASAPLLAAAKSIWLWTSLVAGGPPLTTKLGNKISVPNDMPFVHVQVPQLGNPNEKFSNDALVDILEDQKPLNYHHPGTNYNPKSSLMGPCPDGFAPFSVVQNGCRNQYPPQPLGLNNLPNQPPSAVQKGSGVTKFDPTSMNPKPALLSQSQNGHIQHRKLSFSSPVNSINIPSSVIWGTSGCPKPSYCVQSLTGFVLLTLNFLKIEKIMPTEGNIIDCIQYGDPKHRSIDIKKALEIAVDQQMVVKQKFGAMNLYVGKNEKLWKCVNPIAGNPMQIPEMTWEKIKKFLVSPGGQSAIMASQCRYEAGTILKNMCLTELTLGDILQILNMVITIKKWIIHNQAGWQPIIIAVAKCSPELGTKSGL; encoded by the exons ATGGGAGTTGGAGGAGGAGTTGCAGAGAAACAATATGTGAAGGCTAAGACTTCAGTGTGGTGGGATATAGAGAATTGTCAGGTCCCAAAGGGGTGTGAGCCTCATGCAATTGCTCAGAATATCAGCTCTGCCGTTGCTAAGTTGAATTACTGTGGACCTTTGTCCATTTCTGCCTATGGTGACACCAATCGGATCCCTCAATCTGTGCAACATGCCCTTTCCAGCACCGGCATCTCCCTCAACCAAGTCCCTCCTG GGGTTAAGGATGCAAGTGACAAGAAAATTCTAGTGGACATGTTGTTCTGGGCAGTGGACAATCCTGCACCTGcaaatataatgttaatttcCGGAGATAGAGATTTCTCCAATGCTCTCCATCAATTGAGGATGAGAAGATACAACATTCTGCTTGCTCAACCGCAGAAAGCCTCGGCTCCTCTCCTTGCCGCTGCCAAGAGCATATGGCTCTGGACAAGTCTTGTGGCTGGAGGCCCTCCATTAACAACTAAACTTGGTAACAAAATTTCTGTCCCTAATGATATGCCTTTTGTTCATGTACAAGTTCCCCAATTAGGAAATCCTAATGAGAAATTTAGTAATGATGCACTAGTTGATATTCTGGAAGATCAGAAACCACTAAATTATCACCACCCTGGTACTAATTATAATCCCAAGAGTTCCCTGATGGGGCCTTGCCCGGATGGATTTGCTCCTTTCAGTGTTGTTCAGAATGGTTGTAGAAATCAATATCCACCACAGCCTTTAGGGCTAAACAATCTCCCTAATCAACCTCCTAGTGCTGTCCAAAAGGGTAGTGGAGTCACCAAATTTGATCCTACTAGCATGAATCCAAAGCCTGCATTATTGAGTCAGTCACAAAATGGACATATACAGCATAGGAAGCTGTCGTTTTCTTCACCAGTAAACTCGATTAACATTCCTAGTAGTGTCATATGGGGGACGTCGGGGTGTCCAAAACCTTCTTATTGTGTCCAAAGCCTCACAGGTTTTGTGTTACTAACATTGAACttcttgaaaattgaaaagataatGCCGACTGAAGGTAATATAATTGATTGCATTCAATATGGGGATCCAAAGCATCGGAGTATTGACATTAAAAAAGCCTTGGAAATTGCTGTTGATCAGCAGATGGTAGTGAAGCAAAAATTTGGAGCTATGAACTTGTATGTTGGTAAGAATGAGAAACTCTGGAAATGTGTGAACCCTATTGCTGGTAATCCTATGCAAATACCGGAAATGACatgggaaaaaattaaaaagtttctgGTGTCTCCTGGAGGACAATCTGCAATAATGGCTTCTCAATGCAG GTATGAAGCCGGTACTATTTTGAAGAATATGTGCTTGACAGAGCTTACATTAGGTGACATACTTCAGATCTTGAACATGGTAATTACCATAAAGAAATGGATTATTCATAATCAAGCAGGATGGCAGCCGATTATCATTGCTGTTGCAAAGTGCAGCCCTGAATTAGGCACTAAATCTGGTTTATAA
- the LOC123208902 gene encoding uncharacterized protein LOC123208902 — translation MHRNIVIKRSLEIDIDQYMVVKQNIGAMNLYVDKNEKLWKCVNPIVGNPTQISEMTWERIKKLLMSPGGQSAIMASQCRYEVGATLKNLCLTEFTLGDIFQILNMVITIKKWIIHNQAGWQPFIIAVAECSPELGSKSGSQSFNLAIHGKLKGPLDSSKGIKCI, via the exons ATGCATCggaatattgtaattaaaaggTCCTTGGAAATTGATATTGATCAGTACATGGTAGTGAAGCAAAACATTGGAGCTATGAACTTGTATGTTGATAAGAATGAGAAACTCTGGAAATGTGTGAACCCTATTGTTGGTAATCCTACACAAatctcagaaatgacatgggAAAGAATTAAAAAGCTTCTGATGTCTCCTGGAGGACAATCTGCAATAATGGCTTCTCAATgcag GTATGAAGTTGGTGCTACATTGAAGAATTTGTGCTTGACAGAGTTTACATTAGGTGACATATTTCAGATCTTGAATATGGTAATTACCATAAAGAAATGGATTATTCATAATCAAGCTGGATGGCAGCCGTTTATCATTGCTGTTGCAGAGTGCAGCCCTGAATTAGGCTCTAAATCTGGTTCACAAAGTTTCAATCTTGCTATCCATGGTAAGTTAAAGGGGCCACTTGATAGTTCGAAAGGTATTAAGTGTATATAG